In the Rubrivivax gelatinosus IL144 genome, CTCTTCGACAAGGTGCGCAAGGGCGGCGGCGGCGTCTGGGGCCCGATCCCGATGATTCCGCACACGCCGCAGCAGATCTCCGACGCCGACCTGAAGACCGTCATCACCTGGATCCTGGCCCAGTGAGGCCGGGGCGCCGCCACTGCGGGCGGCGCATGCAGGTTCAGATCGGCGCGTAGCCGCCCAGGCCGTCGGGCCAGGGCGTCAGCACCTCGTAGCCGTCGCGCGTGACGGCCACCATGTGCTCCCACTGCGCCGACAGCGAGCCGTCGCGCGTGACGACGGTCCAGCCGTCGCCCGCGTCGCGGATCGCGGCGCTGCCGGCGTTGAGCATCGGCTCGATCGTGAAGATCATGCCTTCGGTCAGCCGCAGCCCCTGGCCACGCTGGCCGAAGTGCGCGACGTGCGGGTCACCGTGGTAGACGGTGCCGATGCCGTGGCCGCCGTACTCGCGCACGACGCCGAAACCTTCGCGCCGCGCGACGGTCTGGATCGCGTGGCCGACGTCGCCCAGCGTCGCGCCCGGGCGCACGCGGCGGATGCCGGCGCGCATCGCCTCGTAGGTGGTGTCCACCAGCCGCCGCGCCAGCGGCGAGATCTCGCCGACGCAGTACATGCGGCTGCAGTCGCCGTACCAGCCGTCGTGGATCACGGCGACGTCGATGTTGACGATGTCGCCGTCCTTCAGCACCGTGGCCGGCGACGGGATCCCGTGGCAGACGACCTCGTTCACCGAGGCGCAGACCGTCTTCGGGAAGCCGTGGTAGCCGACGTTCGCCGGCACCGCCTTCAGCGTGCCGACGATGTAGTCGTGGCACAGCGCGTCCAGCGCCTCGGTGCTGACGCCGGCGCGAACGTGCGGCGCGATCATCGCCAGCACCGACGCGGCCATCTGCCCGGCGACACGCGCCTTGGCGATCTCGGCCGGGTTGCGGCGCGGGATCGGGCCCCTCATTGCACCCTCGCTTCGGGCGCCCCGGCCACCTTGGCCAGGTCCAGCCCGCCGGCCAGTTCGGCACGCACCAGCATCCGGCACAGCTCGCCGTGCGGCAGGTCGGGGTGCAGCTCGGCGAGCATGCCGATGCGCATCCAGTGTTCTGCCTGGGCGTTGATCGAGCGCGACAGCGCGTTGGCCGCGATGCGCAGGTTCTCGTGCATCGGCTCGGAGATTTTGACGATTCCCATGCCGGCATCGTATACGAAACGTATACGAAGCGTATCGTCAGGGGTTTCAGACGGGCGGCAACAGCCCGGGCCCGGCCGCCGGCGGCAGCCAGGCCGCGGCCGGCCAGTCGCGCTCCAGGCCGGCGTGCGGCGCCAGCCCGCAGGGCAGCGGCGCCAGCGGCAGCGCCTGCGCCAGCGCGCAGGCGGCGGCGAAGCCGGTGTCACCGTCGAAGGAGTGGGTGACGATCAGGCCGATGCCGGCCGCAGCCGCCGCGTCGGCCAGCGTCAGGCAGCGCGCCAGGCCCAGCAGCGCCGGTTTCAGCACCCAGGCCGCCGGGCGTCGATCGGCCGGCAGCGCCAGCAGCGCGGCGGCCCGCGCCGGGTCGGCCAGCGACTCGTCGGCGGCCCAGGGCAGCGGCAGCGGCGGCGGCACGCCCAGGCAGGGCTCCTCGACCAGCTCGACGCCGTGGCGCGCCAGCGCCGCCAGCCGCGCCGGCGCTTCGCCCGGCGCCAGCGCGCCGTTGGCGTCCAGCCGCAGCCGCACGCCCGGCGCCGCGGCCTGCACCGCGGCCAGCAGCGCGTCTTCGTCGGCGTCGCTGCGCCCGGGGATCGCGATCTTCAGCTTCAGCACGCGGTGGCCACGCGCCGCGGCGGCGGCGGCGACTGCCGGTGCACGTTCGTCGTCGGGCAGCAGCACGCTCACCGCCACCGGCTGCAGCGTGCGGCCGTCGGCCAGCCAGGCGGCGGCACTGCGGCCTTCGGCCTGCGCGGCGGCGTCGAGCAGCGCGCATTCGAGCGCGAAACGCGCCGAGGGTGTGCGCTCCAGCCGCGCCGCGTGCGGTGCCAGCGCCGCGTCCAGCCGCGCCGCTGGCGAGCCCTCGGCGGGCAGGTGCAGCTCCACGCCGGCCAGCGTCGTCAACGTGTCTTCGACGCCGTCGGCGTCGTCGTGGCTGAAGCCGGGCAGCGGCAGCGCCTCGCCGTGGCCGCTCACCGCGCCCGCCGCCAGGGCAATGCGCAGGGCGATCCGCGGCCGTGCCGTGCCGCGCACGACGACGGTGCCGCAATCGACACGCTCGGGCGCGCCCAGCCTCAACCGCAGCGACGCGGCGTTCATGCGCCCAGCCGCGCCAGCGCCGCGGCCACGGCCTGCGGCGCTTCGAGCAGCAGGTTGTGGCCGGCACCCGCAACGCGTTCGTGCGTCACCAGCGGTGGCCGCGCCAGGCCGGCGGCCAGCGTGTCGAAACGCGTGTCCTCGGCGCCGGTCAGCCACAGCAGGCGCTGGCCGGTCGTGGCGACCGCCGCGCGGTAGTCGGGCATCTGCGCCAGCCCAGCGACCTCGAAGGCCCAGGCCAGCGCCTCGGCGTCGTGCGCCAGCCGCGCTGCGCGTTGCGCGGCCTGCGCCGCGGGCGGCAGCGCCCGCTGGCTGGCGAACAGCGGCAGCGCTTCCCAGGCATCGACGAAAGCCGCCAGCCCGTCGCGGCGCAAGGCCGCGGCACGCGCCGCGTCCTGCGCCGCACGTTCGGCGCGTTCGGCCTCGCCGGCCAGGCCGACGTGGCCGCCGACCAGCAGTACCGCGCGCACGTGGCCGGGCCGCGCCATCGCTGCGCCCAGCGCCAGCCGCGCGCCCATCGAGTAGCCGGCGAGCAGCGCGCCGGCTGGCAGCGTGGCGGCGATGGCCTGCACCGCCTCGGCCCAGCTGCGTGGTTCGGGCGCCGCCGGTCCGTGGCCGGGCAGCCAGGGGCACCAGGCTTCGCCGTGGGCGGGCAGGGCGGCGAGCACGCCGTCCCAGGCGCCGGGGTGGCCGAGAAAACCGTGCAGCAGCACCAGCGGCGGCCCGTCGCCGCGTGCGGCGTGGCGGGTGCCGGGCGCGTTCACGCCTGCGACACCGCCGCGGCGCCGGCTTCGGCCATCGCCGACAGCAGCGCCGCGCGCGTGGCGCTGCCGCCGTCGGCGACACGCGCCTCGATCAGCATCGGCCGGTTGGCGGCCAGCGCGCAGGCCAGCGCGTCGCGCAGCGCCGCCGGCGAGGCCACCCGTTCGTAGCCCAGGTCGTAGGTGGCGGCCAGGCCTTCGAAGCCGCGGCCGTGGCCGGCGACGAACAGCGCTTCGCAGTCGTCGGCCAGCGCCGCGTCGCGCCCGATCGGCAGGCGCTCGAAGATGCGGCCGCCGTCGTTGTGCACGGCGACGATGGCCAGCGGCCCGCGCACCGCGGCCGCCGCGGCCAGGCCGCCGGCGTCGTGCAGCAGCGAGACGTCGCCCAGCAGCAGCGCCAGCGGGCCGTCGAGCACGCGCCGGGCACCTGCGGCGCCGGCCACCAGGCCGTCGATGCCGGCGGCGCCGCGCTGGTGCAGCACGGCCAGCGGCTGCGCGTCGGGGCGCAGGTCGTGGTCCAGGTCGCGCACCGGGTTGCTGTTGCCGACCATCAGCGTCGCGCCGGCCGGCAGCGCGGCGCGCAGCAGCGCCGGGATCTGGTGCTCGTGCAGCGGGCCCTCGTCGGCCGTGGCGGCGGCGTCGGCGCGCGCCGCCCAGGCGCCGGCTTCGGCGAACTGCCAGCGCTGCGCGTAGTAGGTGGCGGTCTCGCGTTCGGCGAGCAGCCGGGGTTCGGCTTCCAGGCGTTCGGCGGCGGCGTCCAGCAGCGCGGCCACCGGGCCGAGCAGCATCGCCGCGGCGCCGCCGGCCGGGTCGGCCGGGCGTTCGCCGGGCAGCACGATGCGTTCGGGCGCGTCGTGGCCGGCACACAGCGCCAGCCATTGCGCCGACACCGCCGGCGCGCCGATCTCCAGCGCCAGATCGGGCTTCAGCGAAGCGCGCACCGGGCGCGAGCGCAGCAGCGCGTCGAAAGCGCCCAGGCAGCGCGGCAGCGCCTCGTCGGGCAGGCCGAAACGCAGCTGGCTGGTGGCCTCGGCCAGCAGCACGTAGCCGCTGGCGGCGATGAAACGCGCGACCGCGCGGCGCAGCGCCGGCGCCTCGGCCGCGGGCAGCGGGCCGGCGACGACGACGCCCTTGGGCGCGGCCTTCACGCGTTCGACCAGCAGCGCCACCGCCTCGGGCGAAGGCGTCGCGGCCGGGGGCAGCAGCTGCGGCGCGCCGGCGCGCGACAGGCGCTCGACCAGCGGCCGCCAGGGCTCGCCGCCCGGGCCGGGCTGCGGCTCCAGCGGCTTGCGAAAGCGCGCGTTGACGTGCACCGCGCCGGCCAGCGGGTAGTGCGTGGCCAGCACCGCCTGCGCGGCGATGCGCGGCACGGCGCGCAGCGCCGCCGGATGCTCGTCGGGCAGGCCCAGGTCGTAGAAGGCGCGCACGTGGCGGCCGAAGAGGTGCAGCTGGTCCACCGTCTGCGAGGCCTGCGCGTCCTGCACCTCCCAGGGCCGGTCGGCGCTGAGCAGCAGCAGCGGGATGCCGGCTTCGCGCGCTTCCATCGCCGCCGGCAGCCAGTGGCCGGGCGCGGTGCCGCTGGTGGCCAGCACCACCGCCGGCCGGCCGGTGGCACGGGCCTGGCCGAGTGCGAAGAAGGCCGCCGTGCGTTCGTCGTGCAGCAGCGTGTGCGGCAGCGCGCGCGCCAGCGCCAGCGCCAGCGGCGTCGAGCGTGATCCGGGGCTGATGACGGCGTGGCCGATGCCGGCGTCGCGCAGCGCGCCGGCAAACAGCCGCGCCCAGGCGGTGTGAAGGTCGCTCATGGGCGCACCCCGCGGCCGTCCTGAGCGCTCATGCCGCGACGAAAGCGCGCCAGGCGTCGAGCACGCTGCCCTGTTTGGCGCGGGTCTCGGCCAGTTCGCGTTCGCCGTCGGAGCCGTCGACGATGCCTGCCCCGGCCGGCAGCACCGCCAGCCGGCCGGCGAGCAGCGCGCCGCGCAGGCCGACGACGGCGTGCGCCGTGCCGTCGGCCGACAGGCGCAGCACCGGGCCGGCGTACAGGCCGCGGGCTTCGCCTTCCAGCGCCGCCAAGAGCGTCGCGGCGCGATCGGCCGGCAGGCCGCAGACGGCGGGCGTCGGGTGCAGCGCGTGCACCAGCGCCAGCGCGTCGGGGGCGGCGCTCAGCGTCGCCTCGATCGGGGTGTGCAGATGCGCCAGGCCGCGCGTGCGGCGCAGGCCGGGCGCGCGTGTCGGCGGCAGCGCCTGCACCCAGGGCGCGATCGCGGCGCGCACGGCGTCGACGACGACGGCGTGTTCGTGGCGTTCCTTGGCGTCGGCGTAGAGCTCTTCGGCGCGCGACTCGGGCCGCGTGCCGGCCAGCGCCTCGGTGCGCAGCGTGCGGCCGTCCAGGCGCAGCAGCGTCTCGGGCGTCGCGCCCAGCCAGGCCTTGCCGCCGCGGCACCAGGCGTAGCGCACGGCGCCGCTCTGGTGCGCCGACAGGCGGCGCATCACCGCCGCGGCCGAGGGCACGGCGCCGAAGGCGATGCGGGCGCGCCGCGCCAGCACCACCTTGACCAGTTCGCCGGCACGGATGCGCGCCACCGCGTCGCCGACGGCGGCGGTGTAGCGCGCCGCGGTCTCGGCGTCGTCGAACTCCTCGAAGTCCGGCAGCGCCTGGCTCTCGGTCGGCGGCAGCGCCGCCAGCTCGCGGGCGACGCTGGCCAGACGGCTGCGCAGCGTGTCGGCTTCGGCGGCCGGCAGCGTCAGCCGCAGCCAGGCGCGGCCGCCGCGCTGCACGACCAGGCGCTCGGGCAGCACGACGCCGCCGGGCAGCAGGCCGGCCCAGAGTTCGTCGGGCGCCTCGTGCGGCGAGAACGGCAGCACGCCCAGCGCGGTGGGCGGCGGCGCGTCGGGGCTGACGTCGGCGACGCCGGCCCACAGCGCGTGGCCGTCGCCCGGGCGGCCGGTCAGCCAGCGCACCGCGCCGATGCCGACCCAGGACTCGCCGTTGGGCGCCATGAACGCCGCCGTCGGCTCGCCTTGCACGGCGAGCAGGCGCTCGGGCGGCAGCGGGGCGATCTCCAGCGCGGCGCTGCACAGACGCAGCGGATGGCCGGGGGGCAGGGCGAGGTTCATCGGGTTCGGAACGGACTGGCGGATCGAAGGCTCGGCGGGACGATACACGCTGCCCCGGGCCCGGCGCAGGGTTGCGGCTAGACCTAGGTCAAGAGAGCGTGACGATGAGCCGGATGTGCAGCCGCGGACGTGACGCAACCCTCACCGCCGGGCGCCCCACGCGCCGCAGTCGCGCTCGAGGCCGGCGGCGAGCGGCGGAGCCTATAGACTGGGTCGTAACAACAAGATTCGGTTCGTGAGGTGCACCGGCCGTCAGCGGTGCACCGGTCCAGGCGGCAGACCTTGCACCCCGTGTGCCGGTCCGGCCGCGCCGGGTCGGTCACAGGAGAGACGTCTGATGCGTATCGGCACGAGTCGCCGGGCCTCCGTCGCGGGGCCCTGGTGTTCCTTCCTCTTCCTGCAGGCCCTGGGCGCGACGCCGGCCCTGGCGGCGCCGCCCGATGC is a window encoding:
- a CDS encoding isochorismate synthase, which translates into the protein MNLALPPGHPLRLCSAALEIAPLPPERLLAVQGEPTAAFMAPNGESWVGIGAVRWLTGRPGDGHALWAGVADVSPDAPPPTALGVLPFSPHEAPDELWAGLLPGGVVLPERLVVQRGGRAWLRLTLPAAEADTLRSRLASVARELAALPPTESQALPDFEEFDDAETAARYTAAVGDAVARIRAGELVKVVLARRARIAFGAVPSAAAVMRRLSAHQSGAVRYAWCRGGKAWLGATPETLLRLDGRTLRTEALAGTRPESRAEELYADAKERHEHAVVVDAVRAAIAPWVQALPPTRAPGLRRTRGLAHLHTPIEATLSAAPDALALVHALHPTPAVCGLPADRAATLLAALEGEARGLYAGPVLRLSADGTAHAVVGLRGALLAGRLAVLPAGAGIVDGSDGERELAETRAKQGSVLDAWRAFVAA
- a CDS encoding ParD-like family protein, whose protein sequence is MGIVKISEPMHENLRIAANALSRSINAQAEHWMRIGMLAELHPDLPHGELCRMLVRAELAGGLDLAKVAGAPEARVQ
- a CDS encoding alpha/beta fold hydrolase, which gives rise to MNAPGTRHAARGDGPPLVLLHGFLGHPGAWDGVLAALPAHGEAWCPWLPGHGPAAPEPRSWAEAVQAIAATLPAGALLAGYSMGARLALGAAMARPGHVRAVLLVGGHVGLAGEAERAERAAQDAARAAALRRDGLAAFVDAWEALPLFASQRALPPAAQAAQRAARLAHDAEALAWAFEVAGLAQMPDYRAAVATTGQRLLWLTGAEDTRFDTLAAGLARPPLVTHERVAGAGHNLLLEAPQAVAAALARLGA
- the menD gene encoding 2-succinyl-5-enolpyruvyl-6-hydroxy-3-cyclohexene-1-carboxylic-acid synthase, which codes for MSDLHTAWARLFAGALRDAGIGHAVISPGSRSTPLALALARALPHTLLHDERTAAFFALGQARATGRPAVVLATSGTAPGHWLPAAMEAREAGIPLLLLSADRPWEVQDAQASQTVDQLHLFGRHVRAFYDLGLPDEHPAALRAVPRIAAQAVLATHYPLAGAVHVNARFRKPLEPQPGPGGEPWRPLVERLSRAGAPQLLPPAATPSPEAVALLVERVKAAPKGVVVAGPLPAAEAPALRRAVARFIAASGYVLLAEATSQLRFGLPDEALPRCLGAFDALLRSRPVRASLKPDLALEIGAPAVSAQWLALCAGHDAPERIVLPGERPADPAGGAAAMLLGPVAALLDAAAERLEAEPRLLAERETATYYAQRWQFAEAGAWAARADAAATADEGPLHEHQIPALLRAALPAGATLMVGNSNPVRDLDHDLRPDAQPLAVLHQRGAAGIDGLVAGAAGARRVLDGPLALLLGDVSLLHDAGGLAAAAAVRGPLAIVAVHNDGGRIFERLPIGRDAALADDCEALFVAGHGRGFEGLAATYDLGYERVASPAALRDALACALAANRPMLIEARVADGGSATRAALLSAMAEAGAAAVSQA
- the map gene encoding type I methionyl aminopeptidase, whose product is MRGPIPRRNPAEIAKARVAGQMAASVLAMIAPHVRAGVSTEALDALCHDYIVGTLKAVPANVGYHGFPKTVCASVNEVVCHGIPSPATVLKDGDIVNIDVAVIHDGWYGDCSRMYCVGEISPLARRLVDTTYEAMRAGIRRVRPGATLGDVGHAIQTVARREGFGVVREYGGHGIGTVYHGDPHVAHFGQRGQGLRLTEGMIFTIEPMLNAGSAAIRDAGDGWTVVTRDGSLSAQWEHMVAVTRDGYEVLTPWPDGLGGYAPI
- a CDS encoding enolase C-terminal domain-like protein, with the protein product MNAASLRLRLGAPERVDCGTVVVRGTARPRIALRIALAAGAVSGHGEALPLPGFSHDDADGVEDTLTTLAGVELHLPAEGSPAARLDAALAPHAARLERTPSARFALECALLDAAAQAEGRSAAAWLADGRTLQPVAVSVLLPDDERAPAVAAAAAARGHRVLKLKIAIPGRSDADEDALLAAVQAAAPGVRLRLDANGALAPGEAPARLAALARHGVELVEEPCLGVPPPLPLPWAADESLADPARAAALLALPADRRPAAWVLKPALLGLARCLTLADAAAAAGIGLIVTHSFDGDTGFAAACALAQALPLAPLPCGLAPHAGLERDWPAAAWLPPAAGPGLLPPV